In Nostoc piscinale CENA21, the genomic stretch TAAGACTACGTTAGCAAATCTAAATGATAATGAGCATGAGTATTTTCGATTGCTTTAATAAGTGTCAGTTAAAAATTTTTCTCAAAAATTCAAGTAAATACTGACACTGGTTTTTCAAATGAATACCAAGGTAGGGAAGAGGGGCAGGGGAGACAAGGGAGATAAGGGGGACAAGGGGGATAAGGGAGTAATCTTTCTACCTTGTCTACCCCCTCTACCTTGTCAATTTAAATCAGCACTCTGCTCAACCTTGTCTACCCCCTCAACTCCCTCTCCCTACTAAACCAATCCCTCCAGCGTCCCTGTGCCAGAAATTACTTCGCCAATTGCGAAGGCGGAAATATTTTGTGATGCAAAAAAGCTAATTGTTTGTTCTACTTGCAAAGGTGGGACTAATAGTACAAATCCAATCCCCATATTGAAAGTATTAAACATAGCTTCGTTGCTGACTGCACCGACTTCAGCTAACCATTGAAATGAGGCGGGAATTTGCCAACTATTGGGGTTAATTTTAATGGCTTGATTTTTACTTAAACACCTGGGTAAGTTTTCTGGTAAACCGCCGCCTGTAATATGCGCCATTCCATGAATTTCTAAGCCAGCTTGACGGGCGGCGAGGACTTGTTTGACATAAATGCGAGTGGGTTTGAGAAAAGTTTCACCGATGGTTTCGCCACCTAATAATTCTGGGGTGTCACTCCAAGCAAAACCGCCATCACTAATAATTTTGCGGACTAAGCTGATACCATTACTATGTACACCAGCACTAGCAAGTGCGATCGCTACATCCCCCACTTGCACTTGGGAACCATCCAACATCTGACTTTTTTCGACAATTCCCACACAAAACCCAGCCAAGTCATATTCTCCGACTTGGTAAAAACCGGGCATTTCTGCCGTTTCTCCGCCTAATAAAGCACAACCAGCCAATTTACAGCCAGCAGCTATACCTGCTACTACCTGTGTCAACTGTTCTTTATCTAATTTACCTGTTGCCACATAATCTAAAAAAAAACAGGGGTTCTGCGCCAGATGTCAGTACGTCATTGACGCACATAGCAACTAAATCAATTCCCACGGTGTCATGACGGTTGAGAGTTTGGGCAATTTTCAACTTTGTTCCAACACCATCAGTTCCTGAAACTAGCACGGGTTCCTTGTAACCTGTGGGGAGTTGAAAGCAACCGCCAAAACCACCTAGTCCACCAAGTACTTCTGGCCGAAAAGTGCTGTGAACTAAATTGCGAATTTGATCAACAAAGGCTCTACCAGCCTCAACATCAACCCCTGCATCCCGATAATCCATAAGAGTTAGTCAACTGAAGTATGAAGTGTAAAGTCTGAAGTATAAAATTTTATGCTTCCCAAAAGGGCTACATTCTTCAGGCTCCATCTGTTTCCGGTTAATAGTCAATAGACTATGGACTATTGATATTACCGCATTAGAAGACCTCATCTTCTATACCGCGCCACCATTCACCCAAATTCATTAAATCTTGGTGAATGTCTGCTAACTCATTAGCGTATGTATCTTCAGAAATTGTGTCTCGGCGTTCTTGTAATTTTTTCAGGCGTAGTTGTACCAGCATCCAAGGTTTGGTGATGCTATCTGTAGCTTCGAGATATTGTGCTAGTTGTGTGCTATCCATAATATTTTGCTTTTTTTTATGTTTTTTTTGGCAAAAAGAATTAAGAAGTTGATTACCTGCGTGGCTTTCAAATTCCGACTCTCTATCTTTCAAGATAGTTCAGAGGAGCGATCGCTTCTACCGTGTTGGCAGAATATTTAACTGAAGCAAAAACAGCCACGAATATAAGTCGTGACTGTTAGTGATAGTTTTGAGATCAATTGAATGTCTGTACTTTAGACATCTAGCAGAAGTGTACAATCACCTTCTGCCAGATAGATATTATGCTTTAGCCAAATTTTCCGCAACGAAGTCCCAGTTAACCAATTGGTCTAAGAAATTCTTAATGAATGCAGGACGCGCATTGCGGAAGTCGATGTAATAAGCATGTTCCCAAACATCAAGGGTGAGCAATGCTTTTTTGCCGTGGGCTAAGGGATTCTCGGCGTTAGGTGTTTTAATTACCTTGAGAGTACCACCATCATCAATTAACCAAGCCCAACCACTACCAAATTGAGTAGCAGCAGCATTGGAGAACTCTTCTTTGAATTTGTCGAAGCTACCAAAGTCTTTTTCAATTCTGGCTGCTACTTCACCAGTGGGTGCGCCGCCACCTGCTGGTTTTAAGCTGTTCCAAAAGAAGGTGTGGTTCCAAACTTGCGCCGCGTTGTTGAAGATACCTGCTTTAGAGGAATCTTGAAAGGAAATTTTGATGACTTCTTCTAAAGATTTATCAGCTAGTTCGGTACCTTCGGTGAGCTTGTTGAGGTTATCGACATAAGCTTTATGATGCTTGCCATAGTGATATTCGAAAGTTTCAGCTTTCATACCATAAGGCTCTAAAGCATTAAAGTCAAAGGGTAAGGGGGGCTGTGTAAATGCCATTTTATGAAATCCTCTCTTTACAGTTTCCCGGCCTAAAGCTATTACTGGAAGCTTAGAAAATTACAGGTTTTGCGTTTATGAGTTTTGATGTCCTTGAATTCAAGAATCATAAAACTTAACAACGTCATTCTACTACCAAAGTGATGTTGAAAACAAAAGACTTTGATTATAAGTCAAATGCTGATGCCATCAGGGCTTTGAATAAAAACAACTAATATTTAAACGCCGAGGTATTTTAAATATAGAAACATATTCCCCCCAGAACTAGGGGGGAATGAAAAGAGGTAATGCTTTGGCAATTAACTTTGGTTTTTACAGCCAGAGTTTATAATATTGTGGAAGCAATTTGCCCACACATATATTTAGTTAATTCTTAACCTGAGATACTTCTACCTTAAGGTGTAGTTATGAGAAATTTTGCAACTCAGCCTTAAGTGGGATGAATTAATTTTTAAAGTTCTTAAAATATAATCTACAAAGCTAAACTCAAACTATATATAGTTAATTAAAATCAGATATGCAAGTGGTGGGTAGGCCATGAGTTACTCACCACTCGGCTACTAGGGAAAACTAAATACTCATCTCTGTGATTACCATTGAGATAACTTTTGATGGTAGTAGTTAATGATTTGGGCTGCGACTTCAGAGATGTTCATCCCATCGGTTTGAAGTTCGACTGCGTCCGCAGCTTTTTGTAAGGGGGAAACTTTACGAGTGCTATCTTTCCAGTCGCGTTCTGCTATGTCGCGTTCTAGTTGTTCTAAACTCACTTCGGGTTGACCTTGTTTTTTAAAGTCTTGCTGACGACGACGAGCGCGTTCACTAACTGAGGCGGTTAAAAAGATTTTCACTTCGGCATCGGGGAAGACATGGCTACCAATGTCTCGCCCTTCGGCGACTAAACCACCTTTTTTACCCCAGTTTTGCTGTTGGTTAACTAAGGCCTGACGTACAGCAGTTTGGGCTGCGATCGCAGATACTTTAGATGTGACCTCAACAGTACGAATTTCCTGTGTTACATCAACATCATCAATCCAAACTCGTACCGGAGATTTTAAATCTTGACTGGGAGTGAGTTCAATTTTACAAGTATGAGCTAATTCCGCGATCGCACATTCATCATCCAGGGCAATTCCTTTTTGAATCACTAGCCAAGTAATCGCCCGATACATTGCACCCGTATCTAGATATACTAGCCCTAGCTCCGCAGCGACTTGGCGTGCTACAGTAGATTTCCCGGCTCCGGCTGGCCCATCAATAGCGATGATGGGTTGGCGATCGCGCAAGATGATATTATCAATCAAACGTGTAGAACCAAGACGAGCTGCGATCGCCAGCATTCCTTCCTCCTCAATTGTTTCTAATGACATTAACGTAGTCGGTTCAACCAATTCAATATATTCCAATAAAACAGTACTAACCCTAGCCACTTCTTGTTGTACCACTGCTATTAGTTGGCTGCTATGACGCACACCAGATTTAAATGCAGCTTCAGCTTTTTTTAAGCCTCGATATAAAACCGCCGCTTGCTCTTTTTCAGCCGCACTCAAATATTGATTGCGCGAACTAAAAGCTAAACCAGAAGCTTCTCGGACTGTCGGACAAGCAACAATTTCTACAGGCAAATTTAAATCAGCCACTAGTCGTTTAATAATTGCTAGTTGCTGACCATCTTTTTGGCCAAAGTAGGCGCGGTCAGGCTGTACCAAGTTCAAAAGCTTTGTCACAATCGTTGCTACACCCTGAAAGTGACCTAGCCGTGAACGGCCACACAAACCTAGTATCATAGCAGATGGAGGAATGACTTGGGTAATTAAAGAATCTTGTATATTTTTCGCTCCTACTCCCATCACTTCCGGAGTAGGTGCAAAAATCGCATCAACTCCCGCATTTTCACATAATTTTTGGTCTTGCTCTAATGTGCGCGGATAGCGTGCATAATCTTCATTGGGGCCAAATTGCAAAGGATTGACAAAAATACTGACAATCACCGTTGAGTTTTCTTGTCTGGCGCGTTTAATTAAGTTTAAATGGCCTTGATGTAAGCCGCCCATTGTCGGCACCAAACCGACTGCTGTCCGATCCCAACTGCTCATTTCATCTGCAACCAGCTCCTCTGAAACTGTTAGTTGGCTGTCTGAGCGAAGTTTATTTAAATAGCAGCGTAAAGCTGCGACTGTTGTCAACAGGCGCACAAAATTCCCCTAGTTCTTCTAACCCTCCCCCGTTAGTTTATATCTGAAATTGGGGAAAAGATGCGAGAACTAGGGGAATATAAAAAATAGGTAAATTTGCAGGATGCAGGATGAGATTTTAAAATTGAGCCTTTGTCATTAATTTGCGCCAAGCGCGTTGAGGGAAAACACTACGCCGAACAGCCAATAAATTTTGGATTTTAAATCGAGATTTTGGATTGGGAACTGAGAAATCCAAAATTGCGTGAAACTATCCTGGCATCCAGCAAATTACCTCAGACTTATCGTCCCAGTACTTCGATATGAACTGGTGCTACACCACTACCAATCATGCCGATAGTGCGGGCGGCAGCAGTAGATAAGTCGATGACTCGACCCCGGATGTATGGGCCACGGTCGTTAATACGTACTATGACAGAACGACCATTACGGGTATTGGTGACACGAACTTTTGTGCCAAAGGGTAAGGTGCGGTGTGCAGCAGTCATAGCTTCGGGATTAAATCTCTGTCCACTGGCTGTCATGCTGCCTGAGCCATCATAGCCATAAAAGGAAGCCATACCTCTGAAGGTAAGTCTGATGTTACCAACAGCAATTTGTTGTGGCAGCGGTGGGATTGACAATGGTGAACGCGATGGTAAATTAGCGATTTTATCGATGGGATCGGCGTTACCAATGAGTCTGCGTAGGCGGTTGGTTGCTTGTAATGCGTCTTGTGCAAGATTTTTGGTGGTGTCTGCTAGGCGGGTATTTTCGTTGATTTCCACCAATTCTTGGTCTTTGATTTTGATTGTATAGCGATCGCTAGACTGTTGCTGTACAGTAGAGCTTTTATCTTGGGCGGGATTGCCAGTTTTGCTATCTTTCCAACTGACTGTAATTTCTTTGGCATCAACGTTGTCTTGAATCAGTTGGTTGATTTTGGCTGCGATCGCACTAGCTCTTTGAACTGGGTCATTTTCTAGTGCGCCGACTTGGTTCCCGGAACTTACTACATTGCCAGTACTTGCCACTTTAGTTGAGTTTCCAGCAATAAGGGCGTACGACTGCACGCCCCGTCCTTCTCCTACAACACCTTGTTTCGTTTCACTACTCGCAACTGGCTTGGAACCCACAAAAGTGAGTACTGGTATGTTCCGAACGTACAGGGTTGCCGCTTGACGACCTCCAATGCTGTGAGAATGAATGCTTGTAATCACAGCATCCGAGTTTTGTTGCTCTGTAGGGGATTGGTACTCACCTACCTTCACCACATCACCATCAGATGATTTTTGGGAAATTGGTTGAATTTCCTTGGTGGTTTGAGTTGTAGTTTGAGTGCGACCCATTGAGGGTATCCCGGTAAGAGTCACAAACAAGGCGACAATAGTCCACAAATGTCTTTGGTTCATGCGTCCAATTTTCAAGCGACTGTAGAACAGTAGTTTTTTTGATTAACGGAATTTATTGCCATAAACAGCAAAAGTTTTCCTTAAAATCGAACTCGTTCCGCTTTCACTTTGTTTTTCATAACTGCAACAGACTAACACGAACTTTTGGACTTGGGGATCAGGGTTTTAGCGTAATCCAACCTCAATTTCTCAAATTTAAATGCTCATCAAAACAGTGAAACCTTGTTCAAATGCGGATTTTGGGTGTGTAGCGTTTTTTTTCGATTACTAACATTTTTCTTATTAAAACTTTACACTCTTCTCAGATTCGATTTTGGCGAAATTTGTTCGATTTCTCTGTGAGTTTCCTCAAGAAATTTGTATGTTGTAGAACATATAGGTTTTTGAAATATTAGTTATAAGTTTTAAATATATTGAAGTCAAAAAACTAGTGTCAATACTGAATTAGACTATATTTATATAATCTTTAGAATTAACTATAAACTAGTTAAATAAAGAATCCTGCTCAAAAAATATCCTTAGACAGCACAAAAATATAAATGTTTTAAAAAAAACTTATGTAGTAAAGAATTACATGGAAATATACTGTTTTTTAGAAAAATAAAAGTAATATATAAAACCAGTATTTTTAGCAATCAGGGGCAAAGAAATTAGGTACTTTTGCCACTAATATTTTTTACAATTAAAAGAAAAATAAGAATGAGAAAATTAAAAAACGCAAGTGGACGTATATTCATGAGTTTGACAATGTAGCAAAAATTACATAAAAAATAGACTAATTGATCATTTATGATTTTCTGATATAAATTATTAGCTTCATGGCAAAACAAGCAAATTCAGGAGATTTAGAAATAAATCCATCATCATTGTTGTCCGTTCTCCAAGACTTGCATTCTAAGTACAAGTCTTTGCAAGAAGGTGCAGTCGCAAACTACATTCCAGAATTAGCCAAAGTAAACCCAGATTTATTTAGCATTTGTATTGTGACTGTAGATGGCCAAGTGTATGAAGTTGGAGATTATCAACAACTATTTACGATTCAGTCCATATCGAAAGTTTTTGCTTACGGACTAGCACTAGAAGATCATGGGCGAGATTATGTGTTGACCAGAGTTGGCGTAGAACCGACAGGAGACGCATTCAACTCAATTATTTTGGATGAGCAATCAAAGCGACCATATAACCCAATGGTAAATGCTGGTGCGATCGCCACCACCAGCTTAATCAAAGGAACTGGTGCAACCGAACGCCTCAACCGCGTCCTTGATATGTTCCACCGCTACACCGGTCATGACGTATTTGTAGATATATCAGTATTTACTTCCGAACGCAGCACCGGACACCGCAACCGTGCAATGGCTCACCTGATGCTGAACTTTGGCATGATTGACCAAAATATCGAACAAGCATTAGACCTTTATTTTCAGCAATGCGCCGTGATAGTGAATTGTCACGACTTAGCAGTGATGGCGGCGACATTGGCGAACAAAGGAGTTAACCCCATCACAGGTAAACGA encodes the following:
- a CDS encoding superoxide dismutase, whose translation is MAFTQPPLPFDFNALEPYGMKAETFEYHYGKHHKAYVDNLNKLTEGTELADKSLEEVIKISFQDSSKAGIFNNAAQVWNHTFFWNSLKPAGGGAPTGEVAARIEKDFGSFDKFKEEFSNAAATQFGSGWAWLIDDGGTLKVIKTPNAENPLAHGKKALLTLDVWEHAYYIDFRNARPAFIKNFLDQLVNWDFVAENLAKA
- a CDS encoding bifunctional pantoate--beta-alanine ligase/(d)CMP kinase, whose amino-acid sequence is MRLLTTVAALRCYLNKLRSDSQLTVSEELVADEMSSWDRTAVGLVPTMGGLHQGHLNLIKRARQENSTVIVSIFVNPLQFGPNEDYARYPRTLEQDQKLCENAGVDAIFAPTPEVMGVGAKNIQDSLITQVIPPSAMILGLCGRSRLGHFQGVATIVTKLLNLVQPDRAYFGQKDGQQLAIIKRLVADLNLPVEIVACPTVREASGLAFSSRNQYLSAAEKEQAAVLYRGLKKAEAAFKSGVRHSSQLIAVVQQEVARVSTVLLEYIELVEPTTLMSLETIEEEGMLAIAARLGSTRLIDNIILRDRQPIIAIDGPAGAGKSTVARQVAAELGLVYLDTGAMYRAITWLVIQKGIALDDECAIAELAHTCKIELTPSQDLKSPVRVWIDDVDVTQEIRTVEVTSKVSAIAAQTAVRQALVNQQQNWGKKGGLVAEGRDIGSHVFPDAEVKIFLTASVSERARRRQQDFKKQGQPEVSLEQLERDIAERDWKDSTRKVSPLQKAADAVELQTDGMNISEVAAQIINYYHQKLSQW
- a CDS encoding septal ring lytic transglycosylase RlpA family protein, which encodes MNQRHLWTIVALFVTLTGIPSMGRTQTTTQTTKEIQPISQKSSDGDVVKVGEYQSPTEQQNSDAVITSIHSHSIGGRQAATLYVRNIPVLTFVGSKPVASSETKQGVVGEGRGVQSYALIAGNSTKVASTGNVVSSGNQVGALENDPVQRASAIAAKINQLIQDNVDAKEITVSWKDSKTGNPAQDKSSTVQQQSSDRYTIKIKDQELVEINENTRLADTTKNLAQDALQATNRLRRLIGNADPIDKIANLPSRSPLSIPPLPQQIAVGNIRLTFRGMASFYGYDGSGSMTASGQRFNPEAMTAAHRTLPFGTKVRVTNTRNGRSVIVRINDRGPYIRGRVIDLSTAAARTIGMIGSGVAPVHIEVLGR
- the glsA gene encoding glutaminase A; translated protein: MAKQANSGDLEINPSSLLSVLQDLHSKYKSLQEGAVANYIPELAKVNPDLFSICIVTVDGQVYEVGDYQQLFTIQSISKVFAYGLALEDHGRDYVLTRVGVEPTGDAFNSIILDEQSKRPYNPMVNAGAIATTSLIKGTGATERLNRVLDMFHRYTGHDVFVDISVFTSERSTGHRNRAMAHLMLNFGMIDQNIEQALDLYFQQCAVIVNCHDLAVMAATLANKGVNPITGKRAVDHQYIKDILSVMYTCGMYNFAGEWAYTVGIPAKSGVCGGILAVVPNQMGIGVFSPPLDARGNSVRGVEVCKELSQQLCLHMFACGGGSSKIESGE